One Anaerolineales bacterium DNA segment encodes these proteins:
- the nusA gene encoding transcription termination/antitermination protein NusA, translated as MRNEFALAFNEVLEHYGLPREAVLEVVQAAMVNAYRKAVNASTAQQVEANVDLAKGTIQILAEKEVVESITDGRTEVLLEEAREVNPKAALGDLVLVDSTPEDFGRIATQAAKQQIHQKLRDAEREKQFEEWSARKGEIVHGTVQSVGPMGITVSLGRAEAALPKREQLPTERYKPRDRIRAVLMDVSKTSRGPQIILSRSDRNMLRRLLEAEVPEIYQGMVEIKGIAREPGLRSKVAVAAMQPNLDPVGACVGMRGGRIQAIVRELHDEKIDVIEWNPDPASFIAKALSPARVSGVYLDDDPVRGRTALVVVSEDQLSLAIGREGVNARLAAKLTGWRVDIKSVAEAAAEAVQKLGKEEILAPFVETQGTLIEQVQNALGRKAEGKPLPPEDYSIMNQFVTGVEKILAEQREGRRKAQTRRLAEIRKNLPASAYEHGLDTLGLADGLDRALAAAGMESIGQSYERIMLDPDSVLSLPEMGVRNFEKLKESLESMILDLRADEKAEAEQAAAEKAQEAAVAEAPSAEAVLPAAGETPAAVPEATAAADIEAPAAEAAAEAASTPAETEEEEEEETEEESKGGKKKKKGKLKAVVEFDPETGMTVARRKRKPGRVKDLLVDGLEED; from the coding sequence ATGAGAAACGAGTTTGCACTCGCGTTCAACGAGGTGCTGGAGCACTACGGACTCCCGCGCGAGGCCGTTCTGGAAGTTGTCCAAGCGGCGATGGTCAACGCCTACCGCAAAGCGGTGAACGCCTCCACCGCGCAGCAGGTGGAAGCGAATGTGGACCTGGCCAAAGGCACGATCCAGATCCTCGCGGAAAAGGAAGTGGTCGAGTCCATCACCGACGGGCGCACGGAAGTCTTGCTGGAAGAAGCCCGCGAGGTAAACCCGAAGGCCGCGCTGGGCGACCTGGTTCTGGTCGACAGCACGCCGGAGGATTTCGGGCGGATCGCCACGCAGGCCGCCAAACAGCAGATCCACCAAAAATTGCGCGACGCCGAACGGGAAAAACAGTTTGAGGAATGGTCCGCGCGCAAGGGCGAGATCGTCCACGGCACCGTGCAATCCGTCGGCCCGATGGGGATCACCGTCTCCCTGGGCAGGGCGGAGGCCGCGCTTCCCAAGCGCGAACAGCTCCCGACCGAACGCTATAAACCGCGCGATCGGATCCGCGCGGTTCTGATGGACGTCAGCAAAACCAGCCGCGGTCCGCAGATCATCCTCTCCCGCTCCGACCGCAACATGCTCCGCCGCCTGCTGGAAGCGGAGGTTCCGGAAATCTACCAAGGCATGGTGGAGATCAAGGGCATCGCCCGCGAACCGGGACTGCGCTCCAAAGTGGCCGTGGCGGCCATGCAGCCCAACCTGGATCCGGTTGGCGCGTGCGTGGGGATGCGCGGCGGGCGGATCCAGGCCATCGTCCGCGAGCTTCACGACGAGAAGATCGACGTCATCGAATGGAATCCGGACCCGGCCTCCTTCATCGCCAAGGCGCTCAGCCCGGCGCGCGTTTCGGGCGTGTACCTCGACGACGATCCGGTGCGCGGGCGCACGGCGCTGGTCGTGGTTTCGGAAGACCAATTGAGCCTGGCAATCGGACGCGAGGGGGTCAACGCGCGGCTGGCGGCGAAGCTCACCGGTTGGCGGGTGGATATCAAGAGCGTGGCGGAGGCGGCCGCGGAAGCCGTCCAGAAACTCGGCAAGGAGGAAATCCTTGCGCCTTTCGTGGAAACCCAAGGAACGTTGATCGAGCAGGTGCAGAACGCCTTGGGCCGCAAGGCGGAGGGCAAACCGCTGCCTCCGGAAGATTACAGCATCATGAACCAGTTCGTCACCGGCGTGGAGAAGATCCTCGCCGAACAGCGCGAGGGCCGGCGCAAAGCGCAAACCCGCCGGCTGGCCGAGATCCGCAAGAACCTCCCCGCATCCGCGTACGAGCACGGTTTGGACACGCTCGGGCTGGCGGACGGACTGGACCGGGCGCTGGCCGCCGCGGGTATGGAATCCATCGGCCAATCCTATGAACGCATCATGCTGGATCCGGATTCGGTCTTGTCCCTGCCGGAGATGGGGGTGCGGAATTTCGAGAAGCTGAAGGAATCGCTGGAAAGCATGATCCTCGATTTGCGCGCGGACGAGAAGGCTGAAGCGGAGCAGGCGGCCGCCGAAAAAGCCCAGGAAGCGGCCGTCGCCGAAGCGCCGTCCGCCGAAGCGGTCCTCCCAGCCGCCGGAGAAACCCCGGCCGCCGTCCCGGAAGCCACCGCTGCAGCGGACATCGAGGCGCCCGCCGCGGAAGCCGCGGCGGAGGCGGCCTCGACGCCGGCGGAAACCGAGGAAGAGGAAGAAGAAGAAACCGAAGAGGAAAGCAAGGGGGGAAAGAAGAAAAAGAAAGGCAAGCTCAAGGCGGTCGTGGAATTCGATCCCGAAACCGGCATGACGGTCGCCCGGCGCAAACGCAAGCCCGGCCGGGTGAAGGATCTGCTGGTGGACGGGCTGGAAGAGGATTGA
- a CDS encoding OsmC family protein translates to MPDNPTEITARWKGGLSFEAVNAQGVTVRMDPSSAAPFLTPMETLLMALAGCTGMDVASILGKKRQQVESIEIRVRGAQAEEHPKVYTMIDMEFVLSGADLSSEAAERAIALSTEKYCSVGAMLAPSARIRTSFRILAGHAGSA, encoded by the coding sequence ATGCCCGACAATCCGACCGAGATCACGGCCCGCTGGAAGGGCGGACTCAGCTTCGAGGCCGTCAATGCGCAGGGCGTGACGGTGCGGATGGATCCGTCGTCGGCGGCCCCCTTCCTCACCCCGATGGAAACTTTGCTGATGGCTCTCGCCGGTTGCACCGGGATGGACGTTGCCAGCATTCTGGGGAAAAAACGTCAGCAGGTCGAGTCGATCGAAATCCGGGTGCGCGGCGCGCAGGCTGAAGAACATCCCAAGGTGTACACCATGATCGACATGGAATTCGTCCTGTCCGGCGCGGATCTCTCGTCGGAGGCGGCGGAGCGGGCGATCGCGCTCTCTACGGAAAAGTACTGTTCGGTGGGAGCGATGCTCGCGCCTTCCGCGCGCATCCGGACCTCCTTCCGAATTCTAGCGGGGCATGCAGGTTCGGCATGA
- a CDS encoding OsmC family protein: MSEVRLDWLRGKTFVGTDSTRHAVVLSSSDESNGTGMKPSDLLLLAVASCASVDVIEILNKKRQAPDGMEVHVEGTQDPDPPWTFRSIRMRFLLRGENLQPSAVEQAIRLAEGKYCSVSATIRATAEISTSFEIQPPARRAEV; this comes from the coding sequence ATGAGCGAAGTCCGGCTGGATTGGCTGCGCGGGAAAACCTTCGTCGGCACCGACAGCACCCGTCACGCGGTCGTCCTTTCCTCCTCGGACGAATCGAACGGCACGGGGATGAAACCCTCTGACCTGCTGCTCTTGGCCGTGGCTTCCTGCGCCTCGGTCGACGTGATCGAGATTTTAAATAAAAAGCGCCAGGCGCCGGATGGGATGGAAGTCCATGTGGAAGGAACTCAGGATCCGGACCCTCCCTGGACGTTCCGCAGTATCCGGATGCGCTTCCTGCTGCGCGGGGAGAACCTGCAGCCTTCGGCGGTCGAGCAAGCCATCCGTTTGGCGGAAGGAAAATACTGTTCCGTGTCGGCGACGATCCGCGCCACGGCCGAGATCTCCACTTCGTTTGAAATCCAACCTCCGGCCCGGCGGGCGGAGGTATGA
- a CDS encoding radical SAM protein → MKVLIVSSSTPPAAPIGPAYVAGALRAAGHTVAVYENLLSGDLAHALPEELLSFRPDVVGLSIRVVHEDALDPSAPWGTRHRDLRPDVRQMVDIVRRNSRALIVLGGPGFNYYAADWLEYLDLEYGIRGEGEEAFPLFLQRMAEGGDPASVPGCVRRSGGRIVSVPPRRVEDWERAALPAYELFDLAGFPDHHIDPAIFTKRGCAFLCTFCPYGKLEGRGYRLKSPSRVLAEIRHILRHARNNRILFCDNSFNVPRRHAEAICRVLRDERLNVAWGTGDLKPLGVSDDFCRLMEESGCVYVNLAVESASDSMLKSMRRGYSARHVRESLDALSRSKLPFGVSIMIGAPGESPQTVAETLKVLDGYAIPCGVWVTVGVYLWTDYQDVVGDARRSGFLQDEGQLFSGAVFLSPDISKQYLEELIPMLRARPGYKVQVNQPIINWN, encoded by the coding sequence ATGAAAGTACTTATCGTTTCTTCCAGCACTCCGCCGGCTGCGCCCATCGGTCCGGCGTACGTCGCCGGCGCGTTGCGCGCGGCCGGGCATACGGTGGCCGTCTACGAAAACCTGCTCTCCGGCGATTTGGCGCACGCCCTGCCCGAGGAACTGCTCAGCTTTCGCCCGGATGTGGTCGGCTTATCCATCCGCGTGGTGCATGAGGATGCCTTGGATCCCAGCGCTCCCTGGGGGACCCGGCACCGGGATCTGCGTCCGGACGTCAGACAAATGGTGGACATCGTCCGCCGCAACTCCCGGGCGTTGATCGTTCTGGGCGGGCCGGGTTTCAATTATTATGCCGCAGACTGGCTGGAGTATTTGGATCTGGAGTACGGGATCCGCGGCGAGGGTGAAGAAGCCTTCCCACTGTTCCTGCAGCGGATGGCGGAGGGAGGAGATCCCGCATCCGTTCCGGGTTGCGTGCGGCGCAGCGGCGGCCGGATTGTCTCCGTTCCCCCGCGCCGGGTGGAGGATTGGGAACGCGCGGCGCTCCCCGCCTACGAGTTATTCGACCTTGCCGGGTTCCCGGATCATCACATCGATCCGGCCATCTTCACCAAACGCGGATGCGCCTTCCTCTGCACCTTTTGCCCGTATGGAAAACTCGAAGGCAGAGGATACCGGCTGAAATCCCCGTCGCGGGTCCTGGCGGAGATCCGCCACATCCTCCGCCACGCGCGGAACAACCGGATCCTGTTCTGCGACAACAGCTTCAACGTGCCGCGCCGGCACGCGGAGGCGATCTGCCGCGTCCTCCGCGATGAGCGCCTGAATGTCGCCTGGGGCACCGGCGACCTCAAGCCGCTCGGCGTCAGCGACGATTTCTGTCGCCTGATGGAGGAATCCGGATGCGTGTACGTCAACCTGGCGGTCGAATCGGCGTCGGATTCCATGCTGAAAAGCATGCGGCGCGGCTACTCCGCGCGCCATGTGCGCGAATCGCTGGACGCCCTCTCACGGTCCAAGCTCCCTTTCGGCGTTTCGATCATGATCGGCGCGCCGGGAGAATCCCCGCAAACCGTAGCCGAAACCTTGAAAGTGCTGGACGGCTACGCCATTCCCTGCGGAGTCTGGGTGACGGTCGGCGTGTATTTGTGGACGGATTACCAGGATGTGGTGGGCGATGCGCGCCGGTCCGGATTCTTGCAGGACGAAGGGCAGTTGTTTTCAGGCGCCGTGTTCCTCTCGCCGGATATTTCCAAGCAGTACTTGGAGGAATTGATTCCGATGCTGCGCGCCCGACCGGGTTACAAAGTCCAGGTCAATCAGCCGATCATCAATTGGAACTGA
- the mutL gene encoding DNA mismatch repair endonuclease MutL produces the protein MTMEIRVLPPQIASQIAAGEVVERPASVVKELVENSLDAHARTVSIETEDGGGRKIVVADDGDGIPPADIALALERHATSKLADIGDLDSIHTLGFRGEALASIAAVSRITLVSRGRSQTHGARLSEEDGRRGKPVPVGAPQGTVVTVEDLFFNVPARRKFLKTPAAERRLIDSLIAKFALAYPEVRFRLVQDGRETLAVSGNGDRREVLAAAFGLDAAQRMIEIPEPVAEGPMRVGGYVSPTDLSRSNRKAILVFVNRRPISDPALTTAVVQAYHTLLMVGRYPIAAVFLEMPPEELDVNVHPAKAEVRFRTPDAVFSAVQRAVRTALLGGGSGMGAAAATPWPARDWGRGHDGVPGPEWRLDHRAESEAPDGVGTAAAAGPGLAPGEVALLRPVGQIGTAYLVAEGPDGLYLIDQHAAHERVLFEAMRNEPSGDHVSQRLLDPEVVELTAAQAGVLSGQLDLLRGIGFDVEPFGGAAFRVRSVPQLLGGLRPAEALLAAVEDFEEDETPLAAEAEARLIARICKRAAVKAGQALSAEEQAALLQALERCQSPRTCPHGRPTMIHLPMDLLARRFGRK, from the coding sequence GTGACGATGGAAATCCGCGTCCTCCCTCCCCAGATCGCTTCGCAAATCGCCGCCGGGGAAGTGGTGGAACGCCCGGCGTCGGTGGTGAAGGAGCTGGTGGAAAATTCCCTCGACGCCCACGCGCGGACCGTATCGATCGAAACGGAAGACGGCGGCGGCCGGAAGATCGTCGTCGCCGACGACGGCGATGGGATTCCCCCGGCGGACATCGCCCTGGCGCTGGAGCGGCACGCCACCAGCAAGCTCGCCGACATCGGGGACTTGGATTCGATCCATACGCTGGGATTCCGCGGCGAGGCGCTGGCTTCGATTGCGGCGGTGTCGCGGATCACCCTGGTGAGTCGCGGCCGCTCGCAGACCCACGGCGCGCGATTGTCGGAGGAGGACGGGCGGCGCGGAAAGCCGGTCCCCGTCGGTGCGCCGCAGGGAACGGTGGTGACGGTCGAGGACCTCTTCTTCAATGTTCCCGCGCGGCGGAAATTTCTGAAAACCCCAGCCGCCGAACGGCGTCTGATCGATTCGTTGATCGCGAAATTCGCGCTGGCGTACCCGGAAGTCCGCTTCCGGCTGGTTCAGGATGGGCGCGAGACTCTGGCGGTGAGCGGAAACGGGGACCGCCGCGAAGTCCTGGCCGCGGCGTTCGGACTGGACGCGGCGCAGAGGATGATCGAAATTCCGGAGCCCGTTGCGGAGGGGCCGATGCGGGTGGGGGGGTACGTCAGCCCGACCGACCTCTCGCGCTCCAACCGTAAGGCCATCCTGGTGTTCGTCAACCGGCGGCCGATCTCCGATCCGGCCTTGACCACCGCCGTGGTCCAGGCGTATCACACCCTGCTGATGGTCGGACGCTACCCGATCGCGGCGGTCTTCCTGGAAATGCCGCCGGAGGAGCTGGACGTCAACGTCCATCCCGCCAAAGCCGAGGTGCGTTTCCGCACCCCGGACGCGGTCTTCTCTGCGGTCCAGCGCGCGGTCCGAACAGCCCTGCTGGGGGGCGGATCCGGGATGGGCGCCGCGGCCGCGACTCCCTGGCCGGCGCGGGATTGGGGAAGGGGACACGACGGCGTCCCCGGCCCGGAGTGGCGGCTCGACCACCGCGCCGAATCCGAAGCGCCGGACGGCGTGGGGACGGCCGCCGCCGCTGGCCCCGGACTCGCGCCGGGCGAGGTCGCGCTGCTCCGTCCGGTCGGGCAAATCGGAACGGCGTACCTGGTGGCGGAAGGTCCGGACGGACTGTATCTGATCGACCAGCACGCCGCCCACGAACGGGTGCTGTTTGAGGCGATGCGGAACGAACCCTCGGGGGACCACGTTTCGCAAAGGCTGCTCGATCCGGAGGTGGTCGAGCTTACCGCGGCCCAGGCCGGGGTGCTTTCCGGACAGCTCGATCTTCTGCGGGGGATCGGCTTCGACGTGGAGCCGTTCGGCGGCGCGGCGTTCCGCGTGCGGTCGGTCCCGCAACTGCTGGGAGGCTTGCGACCGGCCGAAGCCCTGCTGGCGGCGGTGGAGGATTTCGAAGAGGACGAAACCCCGCTGGCGGCCGAAGCCGAAGCGCGGCTGATCGCGCGGATATGCAAACGCGCCGCCGTGAAGGCGGGGCAGGCCCTCAGCGCGGAAGAACAGGCGGCTCTTCTCCAAGCCCTGGAGCGGTGCCAATCGCCCCGCACCTGTCCGCACGGCCGCCCGACGATGATCCACCTGCCGATGGACCTGCTCGCGCGGCGGTTCGGCAGGAAGTAG
- the trxA gene encoding thioredoxin, translating into MSEPIHISDAEFQEKVLQSPLPVIVDFWAAWCVPCHAIAPALERIAVEYDGRLTVAKVDVDANPAHAQQFGVQGIPTLLMLHQGKEIRRVVGSLPEVKLKEAVADFLGRIPAAATGLASGEAS; encoded by the coding sequence ATGAGCGAACCGATCCACATCTCCGACGCCGAATTCCAGGAAAAAGTTCTGCAATCCCCCCTGCCGGTGATTGTCGATTTTTGGGCTGCTTGGTGTGTGCCTTGCCATGCCATCGCCCCGGCCTTGGAACGGATCGCCGTGGAGTACGACGGGCGGCTGACGGTCGCAAAAGTGGACGTCGACGCCAATCCCGCACACGCCCAACAGTTCGGGGTTCAGGGAATTCCGACTCTGTTGATGCTTCACCAAGGCAAAGAAATCCGCCGCGTGGTCGGGTCCCTGCCGGAAGTCAAGCTGAAGGAAGCAGTGGCCGATTTTCTCGGGAGAATCCCGGCCGCCGCCACCGGTCTTGCCTCCGGAGAGGCCTCATGA
- a CDS encoding YlxR family protein, protein MSPKQTAHVKHIPLRMCVGCRQALAKRSLIRVVRGPDGIRIDPGGKAAGRGAYVHDRRECWEKALQGALSQALKAELSPAEREALKDRMLRLPPDADGESDPPPAAGGSS, encoded by the coding sequence ATGAGCCCCAAACAGACGGCTCACGTGAAGCATATCCCTTTGCGGATGTGCGTGGGTTGCCGGCAAGCGCTCGCCAAACGCTCCCTGATCCGGGTGGTGCGCGGCCCGGATGGAATCCGCATCGATCCCGGCGGGAAGGCCGCCGGACGCGGCGCCTATGTCCACGACCGGCGGGAGTGCTGGGAGAAGGCTTTGCAGGGCGCCCTGAGTCAGGCGCTCAAGGCCGAGTTATCCCCCGCCGAGCGGGAAGCCCTGAAAGACCGCATGCTCCGGCTTCCGCCCGACGCGGATGGAGAATCCGATCCCCCGCCCGCGGCCGGAGGGTCATCATGA
- the infB gene encoding translation initiation factor IF-2 yields the protein MGNEARRIVELPQTLTVRALAERIQASPIDLIKQLMANGVMANINQQIDFETAAIIIHEMGFDAEPEKRAEEEQKPEAVEEAPAWRQALDKEDPTLLRPRPPVVTILGHVDHGKTSLLDAIRSTDVASAEAGGITQKIGAYQITHNNQLITFLDTPGHAAFTAMRARGAQVTDIVILVVAADDGVMPQTREALAHARAARVPIVVALNKIDKPNANPDKVKHQLSELELVPDDWGGDTMVVPVSAKKRVGVDDLLEAITLTADNTKILANPAGKLIGSVIEAQLDKAKGPIASLLVQNGTLRLGDALVAGQAHGKIRAMYDFHGAPIDEAGPSTPVSVLGLAELPQAGDLIEVLPSEREARAIAAERKLSAKAAAQQPQKPLSLDQVFARFQAGEMKELKLIVKADGQGSLEPIVNSLKGLGAEGLKVNILYAETGNITENDVMLASSSGAVLVGFAVQMDTAAQRTAETEGVSARLYDVIYRLTEDVDKALKGMLEPEKKQVTIGRAEVRAVFSISKIGKIAGCIQREGEGRRNARVRVLRSGKVVHEGEIGSLRHEKDDVREVRQGFECGVGIRDYQDFQVGDILEFFVLQEA from the coding sequence ATGGGAAACGAAGCACGCAGGATTGTGGAACTCCCCCAGACGCTGACGGTCCGGGCTTTGGCCGAACGGATCCAAGCCAGTCCGATTGACCTGATCAAGCAATTGATGGCCAACGGGGTGATGGCCAACATCAACCAACAGATCGACTTCGAAACCGCCGCCATCATCATCCACGAGATGGGCTTCGACGCCGAACCGGAGAAGCGGGCGGAAGAAGAGCAGAAGCCGGAGGCCGTCGAAGAAGCTCCGGCCTGGCGCCAAGCCCTCGACAAAGAAGACCCCACACTGCTCCGGCCGCGGCCGCCCGTCGTCACCATCCTCGGGCACGTGGACCACGGAAAAACCTCCCTGCTCGACGCCATCCGCTCGACCGACGTGGCCTCCGCCGAGGCCGGCGGGATTACGCAGAAGATCGGGGCCTATCAGATCACCCACAACAACCAGCTGATCACCTTCCTCGACACGCCCGGTCACGCCGCATTCACCGCCATGCGCGCCCGCGGCGCCCAGGTGACCGACATCGTCATCCTGGTCGTCGCCGCCGACGACGGCGTGATGCCCCAAACCCGTGAAGCCTTGGCCCACGCCCGCGCGGCGCGCGTGCCGATCGTCGTTGCGCTCAACAAGATCGACAAACCCAACGCCAACCCCGACAAGGTAAAACATCAACTTTCGGAATTGGAGCTGGTCCCGGACGACTGGGGCGGCGACACGATGGTGGTTCCAGTCTCGGCCAAGAAGCGGGTCGGCGTAGACGATCTGCTGGAAGCCATCACCCTGACCGCCGACAACACTAAGATCCTCGCTAACCCGGCCGGGAAGCTGATCGGAAGCGTGATCGAAGCCCAGCTCGACAAAGCCAAAGGGCCGATCGCGTCGCTGCTGGTGCAAAACGGCACCCTGCGTCTGGGGGACGCGCTCGTGGCCGGGCAGGCCCACGGCAAAATCCGCGCGATGTACGATTTTCACGGCGCGCCGATTGACGAGGCCGGCCCCTCCACCCCGGTCTCGGTTCTCGGCCTGGCGGAACTGCCCCAGGCGGGAGATCTGATCGAAGTCCTGCCGAGCGAGCGGGAAGCGCGCGCCATCGCCGCCGAACGAAAACTCAGCGCCAAAGCCGCCGCCCAGCAGCCGCAGAAGCCCCTCAGCCTGGATCAGGTGTTCGCCCGTTTCCAAGCCGGCGAGATGAAGGAATTAAAGCTGATCGTCAAAGCAGACGGCCAAGGTTCGCTGGAGCCGATCGTCAACTCCCTGAAAGGGCTGGGCGCGGAAGGCCTGAAGGTCAACATCCTGTACGCGGAAACCGGCAACATCACCGAAAACGACGTCATGCTGGCCTCCTCTTCGGGCGCGGTCTTGGTGGGATTCGCAGTCCAGATGGACACCGCCGCCCAGCGCACGGCCGAAACCGAGGGCGTATCGGCCCGGCTGTACGACGTGATCTACCGCCTGACCGAAGATGTCGACAAGGCCCTCAAGGGCATGCTCGAGCCGGAGAAGAAGCAGGTGACGATCGGGCGGGCGGAAGTGCGCGCGGTGTTCAGCATTTCCAAGATCGGAAAAATCGCCGGCTGCATCCAGCGCGAAGGCGAAGGCCGGCGCAACGCCAGAGTGCGCGTTCTCCGCTCCGGAAAAGTCGTCCACGAAGGCGAAATCGGCTCCCTGCGGCACGAAAAGGACGACGTGCGCGAGGTGCGCCAGGGATTCGAATGCGGCGTGGGGATCCGAGATTATCAGGACTTCCAGGTCGGCGACATCCTGGAATTCTTCGTCCTGCAGGAGGCCTGA
- a CDS encoding segregation/condensation protein A, protein MQASAYTVQLPVFEGPLDLLLHLIERAELDITRVALSQVTDQFLAALRVMEERKMDVAASFIVIASRLLQIKSEALLPRPPEREIGEEDPGEELARQLRLYRQFKEVALLLHRREADNLRTFLRLAPPPKVPPRLDWSRISLAALKKAAELVLAVRPDPPPLGTMVAPPKVTIREQIRRIVDNIRAEGRTVFQRLMQGVRSRIEVVVAFLAMLELVKRRHVIARQSDLFGEIEIVPTETFTDQTDFDLEFGE, encoded by the coding sequence ATGCAAGCCTCCGCGTACACCGTACAACTTCCCGTATTTGAAGGACCGCTGGATCTGCTGCTGCATCTGATCGAGCGCGCGGAGCTTGACATCACCCGCGTGGCGCTCTCGCAGGTCACCGATCAGTTCCTGGCCGCGTTGCGGGTGATGGAGGAGCGCAAGATGGACGTGGCGGCTTCGTTCATCGTCATCGCCTCGAGGCTTCTGCAGATCAAAAGCGAGGCCCTGCTGCCGCGTCCGCCGGAGCGGGAAATCGGCGAGGAGGATCCGGGCGAGGAGCTGGCCAGGCAGTTGCGGCTTTACAGGCAATTCAAGGAAGTGGCGCTGCTGCTGCACCGCCGCGAAGCGGACAACCTGCGCACCTTCCTGCGGCTGGCGCCGCCCCCGAAAGTTCCCCCGCGCTTGGATTGGAGTCGGATCTCGCTTGCCGCGCTGAAGAAGGCCGCCGAATTGGTGCTGGCCGTGCGGCCGGATCCGCCGCCGCTTGGGACGATGGTCGCGCCGCCGAAGGTCACCATCCGCGAACAGATCCGGCGCATCGTCGACAACATCCGCGCCGAAGGGCGCACGGTGTTCCAGAGGCTGATGCAGGGGGTCCGGTCGCGGATCGAGGTGGTGGTGGCATTCCTGGCGATGCTTGAATTGGTTAAAAGGCGCCATGTGATCGCACGCCAATCCGACCTCTTCGGCGAGATCGAAATCGTCCCCACCGAAACCTTCACCGACCAGACCGACTTCGACCTGGAATTTGGCGAGTGA
- the rbfA gene encoding 30S ribosome-binding factor RbfA, which translates to MPSAARALRLGERIRTELAEIFLRESSDPRLRMITVTEVRVDREFAAANVFVSAADFDEARQAGVLQALEGAKGFLRSALAGRIPLRTFPALRFHWDVLPDRAEHIEHLIDSLKKD; encoded by the coding sequence GTGCCCAGCGCCGCACGGGCTCTCCGGTTGGGGGAGCGAATCCGCACCGAGCTGGCGGAGATCTTTCTGCGCGAATCCTCCGATCCGCGCCTGCGGATGATCACCGTCACCGAAGTTCGCGTGGACCGCGAATTCGCGGCGGCCAACGTCTTCGTCTCGGCCGCGGATTTCGACGAAGCCCGCCAAGCCGGCGTTTTGCAGGCCCTGGAGGGCGCCAAGGGATTCCTGCGCAGCGCCCTGGCCGGCCGCATTCCGCTGCGGACTTTTCCGGCCCTGCGCTTTCACTGGGACGTCCTCCCCGACCGCGCGGAACACATCGAACATCTGATTGATTCGCTGAAGAAGGACTGA
- a CDS encoding bifunctional oligoribonuclease/PAP phosphatase NrnA, which translates to MDFRIDPDDVRRAKELLERSSSVLLLTHQRPDGDALGSMLGLFHMLRAAGRQSHPILAEGMSSVFRYLPGAGEIRSELPAAFDAAVLVDCADRERISFPAKAPSPPINLAVDHHITNGRFAGVNLVNPSAAATAEFIVDLADGLGLTVTPEAAACLLAGVVTDTLGFRTPNTGRHTLEVVQRLMQAGGSLPETVERSLHRRSFAAARYWGAGLSRLERDGTIVWTSLTLADRSQAGYPGRDDADLVNILSSIDGHEAALIFIEQDGGKIKVSWRVVGGLDVTPLAASFGGGGHPAASGAVLSGNLEDVRCAVLQRTKQWLDAVHNGDNPETAWK; encoded by the coding sequence ATGGACTTCCGCATTGATCCGGACGACGTCCGCCGGGCCAAGGAACTGCTGGAGAGAAGTTCCAGCGTCCTCTTGCTAACCCACCAACGGCCGGACGGCGACGCGCTGGGTTCGATGCTCGGCCTGTTCCACATGCTGCGCGCGGCGGGGCGGCAATCCCACCCCATCCTGGCGGAAGGGATGAGCTCGGTCTTCCGCTACCTGCCGGGTGCGGGGGAAATCCGCTCGGAACTTCCCGCCGCTTTCGACGCGGCGGTCCTGGTCGATTGCGCCGACCGGGAGCGGATCAGCTTCCCAGCCAAAGCCCCTTCCCCACCCATCAATCTGGCGGTCGACCATCACATCACCAACGGCCGTTTTGCCGGCGTCAATTTGGTGAATCCGTCCGCCGCTGCGACCGCCGAATTCATTGTCGATTTGGCGGACGGCCTGGGATTGACCGTCACGCCCGAGGCGGCCGCTTGCCTTTTGGCGGGCGTGGTAACCGACACCCTCGGGTTCCGCACTCCCAACACCGGGAGGCACACCCTGGAGGTCGTCCAGCGGTTGATGCAGGCCGGCGGATCGCTTCCGGAAACGGTCGAACGCAGCCTTCACCGGCGGTCGTTCGCTGCGGCCCGCTATTGGGGAGCCGGGCTTTCACGCTTGGAACGCGACGGGACCATTGTCTGGACTTCGCTGACCCTGGCGGACCGGAGCCAGGCCGGGTATCCCGGCCGTGACGACGCCGATTTGGTTAACATCCTGTCTTCGATCGACGGGCACGAAGCGGCTTTGATCTTCATCGAACAGGACGGTGGCAAGATCAAAGTGAGTTGGCGGGTCGTCGGCGGCCTGGACGTCACCCCGCTGGCGGCTTCCTTCGGCGGCGGAGGCCATCCCGCCGCCTCGGGCGCGGTGCTTTCCGGAAACCTGGAAGATGTCCGGTGCGCGGTTTTACAGCGTACGAAGCAATGGCTGGATGCCGTCCACAACGGCGATAATCCGGAAACCGCTTGGAAATGA